Proteins encoded by one window of Cyanobium sp. NS01:
- a CDS encoding methyltransferase domain-containing protein — translation MPLISWPVAAGVGLATAATAAAIWLRRNRRYQDSASVAAAYDRWTQDALLERLWGEHIHLGHYGEPPGRPGSRDFRQAKADFVHALVRWSGLDQLPPGSRVLDVGCGIGGSARILARDYGLDVLGISISPLQIERARQLTPAPLSQHCRFAVMDAMALEVQDASFDAVWSVEASPHMPDKQGYADGLLRSLRPGGLLAVADWNRRDARDGAMNRRERWVMRQLLEQWAHPEFASIRSLRANLGGSPWAGGMAVDSADWTAATLPSWIDSILEGLRRPGAILGLGPGAVLQGLRETPTILLMDWAFRSGLMQFGVFRGHKPLERPEGSARTAGATTTTTPTPGW, via the coding sequence ATGCCCTTGATCAGTTGGCCTGTGGCAGCCGGCGTGGGCCTGGCCACAGCCGCCACGGCGGCTGCTATCTGGCTGCGCCGCAACCGCCGCTATCAGGATTCCGCCAGCGTGGCCGCGGCCTACGACCGCTGGACCCAGGACGCCCTGCTCGAGAGGCTCTGGGGCGAGCACATCCACCTGGGCCACTACGGCGAACCGCCGGGCCGGCCCGGCAGCCGGGATTTCCGCCAGGCCAAGGCCGACTTCGTGCATGCACTGGTGCGCTGGAGCGGCCTGGACCAGCTGCCGCCAGGCAGTCGGGTGCTCGATGTGGGCTGCGGCATCGGCGGCAGTGCCCGGATCCTCGCCCGCGACTATGGCCTCGATGTTCTCGGCATCAGCATCAGCCCGCTGCAGATCGAGAGAGCGCGGCAACTCACGCCAGCCCCCCTCAGCCAGCACTGCCGCTTCGCGGTGATGGACGCCATGGCCCTGGAGGTGCAGGACGCCAGCTTTGACGCCGTGTGGAGTGTGGAGGCCTCACCCCACATGCCCGACAAGCAGGGCTACGCCGATGGGCTGCTGCGCAGCCTGCGCCCCGGAGGCCTGCTGGCCGTGGCCGACTGGAACCGGCGCGATGCCCGCGACGGGGCCATGAATCGGCGCGAGCGCTGGGTGATGCGGCAACTGCTGGAGCAGTGGGCCCATCCGGAGTTCGCCAGCATCCGCTCCCTGCGGGCCAATCTCGGCGGCAGCCCCTGGGCGGGCGGGATGGCCGTGGACAGCGCCGACTGGACGGCGGCCACCCTGCCCTCCTGGATCGACTCGATTCTGGAGGGCCTGCGCCGGCCTGGGGCCATCCTCGGCCTGGGGCCAGGAGCGGTGCTGCAGGGCCTGCGCGAGACGCCGACGATCCTGCTGATGGACTGGGCCTTTCGCAGCGGGCTGATGCAGTTCGGCGTCTTCCGCGGCCACAAGCCCCTGGAGCGGCCGGAGGGCAGCGCCCGGACAGCTGGTGCGACTACGACGACGACTCCGACACCCGGCTGGTGA
- the rpsJ gene encoding 30S ribosomal protein S10: MSTAIPQQKIRIRLKAFDRRMLDLSCEKIIETADHTAATAIGPIPLPTKRKIYCVLRSPHVDKDSREHFETRTHRRIIDIYSPSAKTIDALMKLDLPSGVDIEVKL, encoded by the coding sequence ATGTCCACCGCCATCCCCCAGCAGAAGATCCGCATTCGCCTGAAAGCGTTTGATCGGCGCATGCTTGATCTCTCCTGCGAAAAAATCATTGAAACGGCTGACCACACAGCTGCCACGGCGATCGGGCCGATCCCACTGCCCACCAAGCGCAAGATCTACTGCGTGCTGCGCTCGCCCCACGTCGACAAGGATTCCCGGGAGCACTTTGAAACCCGCACCCACCGGCGCATCATCGACATCTACAGCCCTTCGGCCAAGACGATCGACGCTCTGATGAAGCTCGATCTGCCCAGTGGTGTGGACATCGAAGTGAAGCTCTGA
- a CDS encoding TIGR03960 family B12-binding radical SAM protein has protein sequence MTASSTVVAAATEPIDFDALIDLSISKPARYLGNELGVEPRDWQAAAVRWALTYPEVYEVGASNLGHIILYSLLNAVPGQLCDRAYLPAPDLAERLRQRQQALFAVESRRPLPAFDILGFSLSYELGGTNILEMLDLARLPLRADQRGDLPLGHPEAPPLIFAGGPTATSNPEPFAAFFDFIALGDGEELLPEIGLVVAEAKAAGLSRRDTLRDLAQVPGVYVPALYGPGPDGVAIVPLEPGLPPRIQRRTATPMPHYAMGLVPHIETVHDRLTVEIRRGCTRGCRFCQPGMLTRPARDVEPEAVIEAVEEGMRRTGYSDFSLLSLSCSDYLALPAVGVELRNRLAEQNVSLTLPSQRVDRFDDDIAHILGGTRRAGLTFAPEAGSQRLRDIVNKGLTDAELLRGLRTAMQNGYRKVKLYFMIGLPGESDADVLGIADTCRALQEQCRDLGRLELNLTISTFTPKPHTPFQWHSVSGEELRRRQVLVRQALRQLRGVKTNTTDLRLSAVEDFVGRGDRRLAPVIEAAWRAGAGLDAWFESAERSHAAWTAAIEAAGLGGRYRALEMGAWSAAEALSPDDLDAFCRQSLPWDHIDTGVDKRWLAEDLQRALAATVVPDCSFEGCSSCGVCGPELGHNVVIPAPPVPPQLPPRAPASERVQRLRFGFAKTGSLALISHLDTLRLLERALRRSGLPVSFSGGFHPLPRLQLALALPLGVAGLGEWLDLEFTERLDPAEARLRLQQQLPGTLQLLSVAEVPSFGPSLSQELEASHWRLELRPPAGVALPGPERWQQAMAALLDADTLPWHDTDKKGRPRSRDCRPVLRDLRWLSPQPAAAAGSGSAWFALEAAIDSSGRSLRPDQLAHWMAEQLGLPLACGSMERTALTLRGPTA, from the coding sequence ATGACTGCCTCCTCGACTGTCGTGGCCGCGGCGACCGAGCCGATCGACTTCGACGCCCTGATCGACCTCTCGATCAGCAAGCCGGCCCGTTACCTCGGCAACGAGCTCGGCGTGGAGCCCCGCGACTGGCAGGCGGCCGCCGTGCGCTGGGCCCTCACCTACCCCGAGGTCTACGAGGTGGGGGCCAGCAACCTGGGCCACATCATTCTCTATTCCCTGCTCAACGCCGTTCCCGGCCAGCTCTGCGACCGCGCCTACCTGCCGGCGCCCGACCTGGCCGAGCGGCTGCGCCAGCGCCAGCAGGCTCTCTTCGCGGTGGAGAGCCGCCGCCCCCTGCCAGCCTTCGACATCCTCGGTTTCAGCCTCAGCTACGAGCTCGGGGGCACCAACATCCTCGAGATGCTGGACCTGGCCCGCTTGCCCCTGCGCGCCGACCAGCGCGGCGATCTGCCCCTGGGCCACCCGGAGGCGCCGCCGCTGATCTTCGCCGGTGGGCCCACGGCCACCAGCAACCCCGAACCCTTCGCCGCCTTCTTCGATTTCATTGCCCTGGGCGATGGCGAGGAGCTGCTGCCGGAGATCGGCCTGGTGGTGGCCGAGGCCAAGGCGGCCGGCCTCAGCCGCCGCGACACCCTGCGGGATCTGGCCCAGGTGCCGGGCGTGTACGTGCCCGCCCTCTACGGCCCGGGCCCCGATGGGGTGGCGATCGTGCCGCTGGAGCCCGGGCTGCCACCGCGGATCCAGCGGCGCACCGCCACGCCCATGCCCCACTACGCCATGGGGCTGGTGCCCCACATCGAAACCGTTCACGACCGCCTCACGGTGGAGATCCGCCGGGGCTGCACCCGCGGCTGCCGTTTCTGTCAGCCCGGCATGCTCACGCGCCCGGCCCGGGACGTGGAGCCCGAGGCGGTGATCGAGGCGGTGGAGGAGGGGATGCGCCGCACCGGCTACAGCGATTTCTCCCTGCTCTCGCTCAGCTGCTCCGACTACCTGGCCCTGCCGGCGGTGGGGGTGGAACTGCGCAACCGCCTGGCTGAGCAGAACGTGAGCCTCACCCTGCCCAGCCAGCGGGTGGATCGCTTCGACGACGACATCGCCCACATCCTCGGTGGCACCCGCAGGGCGGGGCTCACCTTTGCCCCGGAGGCCGGCAGCCAGCGCCTGCGCGACATCGTCAACAAGGGCCTCACCGACGCCGAGCTGCTGCGCGGCCTGCGCACGGCCATGCAGAACGGCTACCGCAAGGTGAAGCTCTACTTCATGATCGGCCTGCCTGGCGAGAGCGATGCGGATGTGCTCGGCATCGCCGACACCTGCCGCGCTCTGCAGGAGCAGTGCCGCGATCTGGGCCGCCTGGAGCTGAATCTCACGATCAGCACCTTCACGCCCAAGCCCCATACCCCGTTCCAGTGGCACAGTGTCAGCGGCGAGGAGCTGCGGCGTCGCCAGGTGCTGGTGCGCCAGGCCCTGCGCCAGCTGCGCGGCGTCAAGACCAACACCACTGACCTGCGCCTCTCCGCCGTCGAAGACTTCGTGGGCCGGGGCGATCGGCGCCTGGCGCCGGTGATCGAGGCGGCCTGGCGGGCCGGCGCCGGCCTGGACGCCTGGTTTGAGTCGGCGGAGCGCAGCCATGCCGCCTGGACCGCTGCGATCGAGGCGGCGGGCCTGGGGGGCCGTTACCGCGCCCTGGAGATGGGGGCCTGGAGCGCCGCCGAGGCCCTCAGCCCCGATGATCTCGATGCCTTCTGCCGCCAGAGCCTGCCCTGGGATCACATCGACACCGGCGTCGACAAGCGTTGGCTCGCCGAAGACCTGCAGCGGGCCCTGGCCGCCACCGTGGTGCCGGACTGCTCCTTCGAGGGCTGCAGCAGCTGCGGGGTGTGCGGTCCGGAGCTGGGCCACAACGTGGTGATCCCGGCGCCTCCGGTGCCACCCCAGCTGCCGCCGCGGGCCCCCGCCTCCGAGCGGGTGCAGCGGCTGCGCTTCGGCTTCGCCAAGACCGGCAGCCTCGCTCTGATCAGCCACCTCGACACCCTGCGGCTGCTGGAGCGGGCCCTGCGCCGCAGCGGCCTGCCGGTGAGCTTCAGCGGGGGCTTCCACCCGCTGCCACGGCTGCAGCTGGCCCTGGCGCTGCCGCTTGGGGTGGCGGGCCTGGGCGAATGGCTCGACCTCGAGTTCACCGAGCGGCTGGATCCCGCTGAAGCGCGGCTGCGGCTGCAGCAGCAGTTGCCGGGCACGTTGCAGCTGCTCTCGGTGGCCGAGGTGCCCAGCTTCGGCCCCAGCCTCTCCCAGGAGCTGGAGGCCTCCCACTGGCGGCTGGAGCTGCGGCCGCCGGCGGGGGTGGCGCTGCCCGGCCCGGAGCGCTGGCAGCAGGCGATGGCCGCGCTGCTGGACGCCGACACCCTGCCGTGGCACGACACCGACAAGAAAGGCCGGCCCCGCAGCCGTGACTGCCGCCCAGTGCTGCGGGATCTCCGCTGGCTCTCCCCCCAGCCCGCAGCTGCTGCCGGCTCAGGCTCGGCCTGGTTCGCGCTCGAGGCCGCCATCGATTCCAGCGGCCGCAGCCTGCGGCCGGACCAGCTGGCCCACTGGATGGCAGAACAGCTGGGGCTACCCCTGGCCTGCGGCAGCATGGAGCGCACGGCCCTGACGCTGCGCGGCCCTACCGCCTGA
- the pheA gene encoding prephenate dehydratase, translating into MRVAFLGPSGTYAEQATQQLVALEALTEAELMPQPGIRAVVQALAQGDCDAAVVPVENSVEGGVTTCLDALWEHPDLTIAHALVLPVRHALLGSGSLEGISEVLSHPQALAQCAQWLAEHLPRALQLPTSSTADAARMVAGSRFRAAVASQQAAAEHNLQVLAYPVNDVPGNCTRFLLLRRGSRSHAGALASLAYSLHSNQPGALLEALACFARRGLNMSRIESRPSKREMGEYIFFVDLELSGGPELLEAALNDLRPLCEHLALFGAYPITSRVSESSS; encoded by the coding sequence ATGCGCGTTGCCTTTCTGGGTCCCAGCGGCACCTATGCCGAGCAGGCCACCCAGCAGCTGGTGGCCCTGGAGGCTCTCACGGAGGCGGAACTGATGCCTCAGCCCGGGATTCGGGCGGTGGTGCAGGCCCTGGCCCAGGGCGACTGTGACGCCGCGGTGGTGCCGGTGGAGAACTCCGTGGAGGGTGGGGTCACCACCTGCCTCGATGCCCTCTGGGAGCATCCCGACCTCACCATTGCCCATGCCCTGGTGCTGCCGGTGCGCCATGCCCTGCTGGGGTCGGGCAGCCTGGAGGGGATCAGTGAGGTGCTCTCCCATCCCCAGGCCCTGGCCCAGTGCGCCCAGTGGCTGGCCGAGCACCTGCCGCGGGCCCTGCAGCTGCCCACCAGCTCCACAGCCGATGCCGCCAGGATGGTGGCCGGCAGCCGCTTCCGGGCTGCGGTCGCCTCGCAGCAGGCTGCCGCCGAGCACAACCTCCAGGTGCTGGCCTACCCGGTGAACGACGTTCCGGGCAACTGCACGCGCTTCCTGCTGCTGCGCCGCGGCAGCCGCTCCCATGCCGGTGCCCTGGCCAGCCTGGCCTATTCGCTGCACTCGAACCAGCCCGGCGCCCTGCTGGAAGCCCTGGCCTGTTTTGCCCGCCGCGGTCTCAACATGAGCCGGATCGAGTCGCGCCCATCGAAGCGGGAGATGGGCGAGTACATCTTTTTCGTGGATCTGGAGCTCTCCGGGGGACCTGAGCTGCTGGAGGCGGCCCTTAACGACCTGCGCCCCCTCTGCGAGCACCTGGCCCTGTTCGGCGCCTATCCGATCACCAGCCGGGTGTCGGAGTCGTCGTCGTAG
- a CDS encoding Rne/Rng family ribonuclease has product MPQQIVIAEQLRIAAVLNDERVDELIVAQGRYQIGDVYLGTIENVLPGIDAAFVNIGESEKNGFIHVTDLGPLKLRKGAHGITEMLEPRQKVLVQVMKEPTGNKGPRLTGNLSLPGRYLVLQPHGQGVSISRRVDGDNERNRLRALGVLIKPPGAGLLIRTEAEGVSEDLLIDDLESLLRQWEAIQTAAEDATPPVLLNRDEDFIHRILRDLYSPDLLRVVVDSSEGVGRARAFLGSDHGNVLVEAHAAPTDILDAFRVNAAIHDALKPRVDLPSGGYVIIEPTEALTVIDVNSGSFTRSANARETVLWTNCEAAVEIARQLKLRNIGGVVVIDFIDMELRRDQLQVLEHFTQAVRDDAARPQIAQLTELGLVELTRKRQGQNVYELFGRACPSCGGLGHVAVLPGRDSLQPLASAAGLVRAAAPAARGETATTAAPSENGNGHGSRRRRGGRGGGRGQGEPSDATVFVPVAPLLDQDAAYATAHNTSDSPRPATEASQRRPEPEVLVVSMSEDQEEVYGWLGLNPALLLDNPEAAEAAVVRVVRPGEDANTVLEAARQDLAASGSRRRRGRGGRGSRDGQGSAEESAQAGTATAAAPVAAPVPAPVEITPLPEPGVAEETVLTVSVPSAAAGEAPADTTAPVAAPSRGRSRRRAADASAAPQAAAVLTPTAEAAADGGEPRRRRRRSSAAV; this is encoded by the coding sequence ATGCCCCAGCAGATCGTCATTGCCGAGCAACTGCGCATCGCCGCGGTGCTCAACGACGAACGTGTTGATGAATTGATCGTGGCTCAGGGCCGCTATCAGATCGGAGATGTCTACCTCGGCACCATTGAAAACGTGCTTCCCGGCATCGATGCCGCCTTCGTCAATATCGGCGAGAGCGAGAAGAACGGCTTCATTCATGTCACCGACCTCGGCCCTCTGAAGCTCCGCAAAGGCGCCCACGGCATCACCGAGATGCTGGAGCCCCGCCAGAAGGTGCTGGTGCAGGTGATGAAGGAGCCCACCGGTAACAAGGGGCCCCGGCTCACCGGCAACCTCTCCCTGCCCGGCCGCTACCTGGTGCTCCAGCCCCACGGCCAGGGGGTGAGCATCTCCAGGCGCGTCGACGGCGACAACGAGCGCAACCGGCTGAGAGCCCTGGGGGTGCTGATCAAGCCCCCCGGGGCCGGCCTGCTGATCCGCACGGAGGCCGAAGGGGTCAGCGAGGACTTGCTGATCGACGACCTCGAGTCGCTGCTGCGCCAGTGGGAGGCCATCCAGACGGCAGCCGAGGACGCCACCCCACCGGTGCTGCTCAACCGCGACGAAGACTTCATCCATCGCATCCTGCGCGACCTCTACAGCCCCGACCTGCTGCGGGTGGTGGTTGACAGCAGCGAGGGGGTGGGCCGGGCCCGGGCCTTCCTCGGCTCTGATCACGGCAACGTGCTGGTGGAGGCCCATGCCGCTCCCACCGACATCCTGGATGCCTTCCGGGTCAACGCCGCCATCCACGACGCCCTCAAGCCCAGGGTGGACCTGCCCTCGGGCGGCTACGTGATCATCGAACCCACCGAGGCCCTCACCGTCATCGACGTGAACTCGGGCTCGTTCACCCGTTCGGCCAACGCCCGCGAAACGGTGCTCTGGACCAACTGTGAAGCGGCCGTCGAGATTGCCCGCCAGCTGAAGCTGCGCAACATCGGCGGTGTGGTGGTGATCGACTTCATCGATATGGAGTTGCGCCGCGATCAGCTGCAGGTGCTGGAGCACTTCACCCAGGCGGTCCGCGATGACGCCGCCCGTCCCCAGATCGCCCAGCTCACGGAACTGGGCCTGGTGGAGCTCACCCGCAAGCGCCAGGGCCAGAACGTCTACGAGCTGTTCGGCCGCGCCTGCCCCAGCTGTGGCGGACTGGGCCATGTGGCTGTGCTGCCCGGCCGGGACAGCCTGCAGCCCCTGGCCAGTGCCGCTGGACTGGTGCGGGCGGCGGCACCGGCGGCCCGCGGCGAGACAGCCACCACGGCCGCGCCCTCGGAGAACGGCAACGGCCATGGCAGCCGGCGGCGCCGCGGCGGCCGTGGTGGCGGCCGCGGCCAGGGCGAGCCCTCCGATGCCACGGTGTTCGTGCCTGTGGCCCCGTTGCTCGACCAGGACGCCGCCTACGCCACCGCTCACAACACCTCTGACAGCCCCAGGCCCGCCACGGAAGCGAGCCAGCGGCGCCCGGAACCGGAGGTGCTGGTGGTGTCCATGAGCGAAGACCAGGAGGAGGTGTACGGTTGGCTGGGCCTGAATCCAGCCCTGCTGCTGGACAACCCGGAAGCGGCTGAAGCAGCGGTGGTGCGGGTGGTGCGCCCCGGCGAAGATGCCAACACCGTGCTGGAGGCGGCCCGCCAGGATCTGGCCGCCAGCGGCTCGCGGCGGCGGCGAGGTCGGGGCGGCCGAGGCAGCCGTGACGGCCAGGGCTCAGCCGAGGAGTCGGCCCAGGCAGGCACGGCAACGGCGGCGGCCCCTGTGGCTGCTCCGGTGCCCGCACCCGTGGAGATCACCCCCCTGCCGGAGCCCGGGGTGGCTGAGGAAACCGTGCTCACCGTGTCGGTTCCGAGTGCCGCCGCCGGCGAAGCTCCAGCCGACACAACCGCCCCGGTGGCCGCTCCCAGCCGTGGCCGCAGCCGCCGCAGAGCGGCTGACGCCTCCGCGGCGCCCCAGGCTGCGGCCGTGCTGACGCCCACGGCGGAAGCGGCTGCTGATGGGGGCGAACCACGCCGCCGCCGCCGCCGCTCCTCCGCTGCCGTCTAG
- a CDS encoding DUF1997 domain-containing protein, protein MPLAFRASQQLQLGVRQEQQRLAGYLADEDRVVKALLDPSQLERLGPGHYRYAVSRLEVFQLKVQPVVDLRTQLQPGRLELVASDCQLEGLGLVEDFQLRLGSWLEAGDEGLEGEANLAVSVGQPQLLRLIPHKVLEATGRSILASILLGIKARVGQQLVADFESWCLEHQRLP, encoded by the coding sequence ATGCCCCTGGCCTTTCGAGCCAGTCAGCAACTGCAACTTGGAGTACGGCAGGAGCAGCAGCGGCTCGCCGGATACCTGGCGGATGAAGACCGGGTCGTGAAGGCGCTGCTCGACCCCAGCCAGCTGGAGCGCCTGGGCCCGGGGCACTACCGCTATGCCGTGAGTCGGCTTGAGGTGTTCCAGCTCAAGGTTCAGCCGGTGGTGGACCTGCGCACCCAGCTCCAGCCCGGGCGGCTGGAGCTGGTGGCCAGCGACTGCCAGCTGGAGGGCCTCGGCCTGGTGGAGGACTTCCAGCTCAGGCTGGGCTCCTGGCTGGAGGCGGGTGACGAGGGGCTCGAGGGCGAGGCCAACCTGGCCGTGAGCGTGGGCCAGCCCCAGCTGCTGCGGCTGATTCCCCACAAGGTGCTGGAGGCCACGGGGCGCTCGATCCTCGCCAGCATCCTGCTGGGTATCAAGGCCCGGGTGGGCCAGCAGCTGGTGGCCGACTTCGAGAGCTGGTGCCTCGAGCATCAGCGGCTGCCCTGA
- the tuf gene encoding elongation factor Tu has product MAREKFERNKPHVNIGTIGHVDHGKTTLTAAITNVLAKKGFAKAQAYDMIDGAPEERERGITINTAHVEYETDNRHYAHVDCPGHADYVKNMITGAAQMDGAILVVAATDGPMAQTKEHILLAKQVGVPALVVALNKCDMVDDEEILELVELEVRELLSSYDFPGDDIPVIKVSGLKALEGDAEWEAKIGELMEAVDASIPEPEREIDKPFLMAVEDVFSITGRGTVATGRIERGKVKVGEEIEIVGIRDTRKSTVTGVEMFRKLLDEGMAGDNVGLLLRGIQKEDIERGMVLIKPGSITPHTKFEGEVYVLKKEEGGRHTPFFAGYRPQFYIRTTDVTGQITAFTADDGSNVEMVMPGDRIKMTGELICPVAIEQGMRFAIREGGRTIGAGVVSKIIA; this is encoded by the coding sequence ATGGCTCGCGAAAAGTTCGAAAGGAACAAACCCCACGTCAACATCGGCACCATCGGCCACGTTGACCACGGCAAGACCACCCTCACCGCCGCCATCACCAACGTGCTGGCCAAAAAGGGTTTCGCGAAGGCCCAGGCCTACGACATGATCGACGGCGCCCCTGAGGAGCGCGAGCGCGGCATCACGATCAACACCGCCCACGTCGAGTACGAAACCGACAACCGTCACTACGCCCACGTCGACTGCCCTGGTCACGCGGACTACGTCAAAAACATGATCACCGGGGCCGCCCAGATGGACGGCGCCATCCTGGTGGTCGCCGCCACTGATGGCCCCATGGCCCAGACCAAGGAGCACATCCTGCTGGCCAAGCAGGTGGGTGTGCCCGCCCTGGTGGTCGCCCTGAACAAGTGCGACATGGTGGATGACGAGGAGATTCTCGAGCTGGTGGAGCTGGAAGTGCGCGAGCTGCTGAGCAGCTATGACTTCCCCGGCGATGACATCCCCGTGATCAAAGTGTCTGGCCTCAAGGCCCTCGAAGGCGATGCCGAGTGGGAGGCCAAGATCGGCGAACTGATGGAAGCCGTGGATGCCTCCATCCCCGAGCCGGAGCGCGAGATCGACAAGCCCTTCCTGATGGCTGTTGAAGACGTGTTCTCGATCACCGGTCGCGGCACCGTGGCCACCGGCCGGATCGAGCGCGGCAAGGTGAAGGTGGGCGAGGAAATCGAGATCGTGGGCATCAGGGACACCCGCAAGAGCACCGTGACCGGGGTGGAGATGTTCCGCAAGCTCCTCGACGAAGGCATGGCCGGTGACAACGTGGGCCTGCTGCTGCGCGGTATCCAGAAGGAGGACATCGAGCGCGGCATGGTGCTGATCAAGCCCGGTTCGATCACGCCCCACACTAAGTTCGAAGGTGAGGTGTACGTGCTCAAGAAGGAAGAGGGTGGTCGCCACACCCCCTTCTTCGCCGGCTACCGGCCGCAGTTCTACATCCGTACGACGGACGTGACTGGCCAGATCACCGCCTTCACCGCCGATGACGGCTCCAACGTGGAAATGGTGATGCCGGGCGACCGCATCAAAATGACCGGTGAGCTGATCTGCCCTGTGGCCATCGAGCAGGGCATGCGCTTCGCCATCCGTGAGGGCGGTCGCACCATCGGTGCCGGCGTGGTGTCCAAGATCATCGCCTGA
- a CDS encoding LON peptidase substrate-binding domain-containing protein, which yields MGELAVRELPLFPLPDVVLFPQEVLPLHIFEPRYRMLLRTVMAEDRRFGVVRWDPKSQEMADIGCCAEIIHCQTQDDDRSNVVTMGQQRFRVLDIVREAPFRVGLVSWIEDGDPDSPEALKTLAGSVDQALRDVVELTAKLVGKPASLPSDLPDLPRELSFWIGSHLGGPVADHQQALLELTDTGERLRQEYDLLDQTRRQLAARTVLKDTFQPQ from the coding sequence ATGGGTGAACTGGCCGTAAGGGAGCTGCCGCTCTTCCCCCTCCCTGACGTGGTGCTCTTCCCCCAGGAAGTTCTGCCTCTGCATATCTTCGAGCCCCGCTACCGGATGCTGCTGCGCACGGTGATGGCCGAAGACCGCCGCTTCGGGGTGGTGCGCTGGGATCCAAAATCTCAGGAGATGGCGGACATCGGCTGCTGTGCCGAGATCATCCACTGCCAGACCCAGGACGACGACCGCAGCAACGTCGTGACCATGGGACAGCAGCGCTTCCGGGTGCTGGACATCGTGCGGGAAGCCCCGTTTCGGGTGGGCCTGGTGAGCTGGATCGAAGACGGAGACCCCGACTCCCCCGAAGCCCTCAAGACCCTGGCCGGCAGCGTGGACCAGGCCCTGCGCGACGTGGTGGAACTCACCGCCAAGCTGGTGGGCAAGCCGGCCAGCCTGCCCAGCGACCTGCCGGATCTGCCCCGCGAGCTCTCCTTCTGGATCGGCTCCCACCTGGGCGGCCCCGTCGCCGACCACCAGCAGGCCCTGCTGGAGCTCACCGACACGGGCGAACGCCTGCGCCAGGAGTACGACCTGCTGGATCAGACCCGTCGTCAGCTGGCAGCTCGCACGGTGCTGAAGGACACCTTTCAGCCCCAGTAG
- a CDS encoding ribonuclease HII, with amino-acid sequence MAEDPWLGWPPGRCAGVDEVGRGCLFGPVFAAAVVLDSTAADTLLTQGLTDSKKLSPRRRAILVPQIESLALAWGLGQASAASIDQHGIRDATEAAMLQALQRLPAVPGLVLVDGVLPLRGWPGEQVCLVRGDSRQPAIAAASVLAKQARDGLIRQLAASYPGYGLERHVGYGTPQHRAALLQLGPTPLHRTSFLRKLWPGQAAGPQGSR; translated from the coding sequence TTGGCCGAGGATCCCTGGCTGGGATGGCCCCCCGGCCGTTGCGCCGGGGTGGATGAAGTGGGCCGGGGCTGCCTGTTCGGCCCCGTGTTCGCCGCCGCCGTGGTGCTCGACTCCACTGCAGCGGACACCCTGCTGACCCAGGGCCTCACCGACAGCAAGAAGCTCTCCCCCAGGCGCCGCGCCATCCTGGTGCCTCAGATCGAGAGCCTTGCGCTGGCCTGGGGGCTGGGCCAGGCCTCGGCCGCCAGCATCGATCAGCACGGCATTCGTGACGCCACGGAGGCGGCCATGCTGCAGGCCCTGCAGCGGCTCCCTGCGGTGCCTGGCCTGGTGCTGGTGGATGGGGTGCTGCCCCTGCGGGGCTGGCCGGGAGAGCAGGTCTGCCTGGTGCGGGGTGACAGTCGCCAGCCAGCGATCGCCGCGGCCAGCGTGCTCGCCAAGCAGGCGCGCGACGGGCTGATCCGCCAGCTGGCGGCCTCCTATCCGGGCTACGGGCTGGAGCGCCACGTGGGCTACGGCACGCCGCAGCATCGGGCCGCCCTGCTGCAGCTGGGGCCCACGCCCCTGCACCGCACCAGCTTCCTGCGCAAGCTCTGGCCAGGCCAGGCTGCCGGGCCTCAGGGCAGCCGCTGA